Part of the Quercus lobata isolate SW786 chromosome 6, ValleyOak3.0 Primary Assembly, whole genome shotgun sequence genome, TGGAGGTTCATTGAACCTGGAATCTGGTTGGAGAAGGCAAGAGAACTCTCAGATCtgacaaaaaatatatacacacagcAAAGGATAGCAACATTCTTGAACACATTAATGCTTCAATTTTTAGACGCACAAAATGTTGATCTGATGTAGCCAAAGACATTCTTTACAATAAGATAGCAGATTGGCTTGAAGAACCTAAAGCAATTCATTCTTTGATCAGAATTTCCAATCCTGAAAAGAAATTAGCTGAGCATAAGTCATTGTGCAAAGAAATGAGCAACCAGATCAAGCATTTTTGTAGCATAAccgcaaaatgaaataatattatttataacaATTAAAAGGTGTATGAAGCATGAATAGCATAAAGGAGTGGAAAGTGCAACAAGGGCATAATTTCATCTATATCAGTAAAAGAAAATGTACAGAGTAAAGGCCATACAACTTTTGAGAAAAATCTATCCAAGCATAAGCTTCTTTAATCcacttaaaacatatatatatgtgtgcaTGGTGCTGCTATAAAGCATCTGATGGAGAACTCATTCTTTTGAAATTGTTAAGAAGCCAGCAGATAATTGATAATCAATCATTCATTAAAAGTTAATTTCGCCAATTTGGAAAAACTGGACAGCTAAAGCCATTAGTAGAAACACTTAATAAGAGACTTACAAAGTGGTTATTGTTTGTACATTTCAGGGCTTCAGACTGTTGAGAGATTTCATGGGTAGAAGAAATCATTTGTAGTTTATAAAAAGGGACAATATGTTTGCAAATTCAGAAATATTTACACAAGAAGCTATATAAAAAGATTGCCTCAATAAAAGTACCATATAAGCATTACTGATGTCCTACCCTAGAAGCAGCTACCCAGTTTCCATCGACCCATTCTTGATGAGGCCTCAGATCAGAATGTTCAAATTCCAGCACCTCATTTGTGGTCTCAAAATACACTCTGTACCTCAAGTCATCTAGAACATTGGATATATAACCTACCCACCACCCCTCATTATACCAAACATCAACTTTCTCTTGCACTGCAAAACGGTAAAGATGTTCAATATCAGGGGGACAAGGCCTTATATCTGACACATCTGCCTCTTCCCTAAGAAGTTCAGTTTCATCCTCTGTTCTCAGTGTCTGATATTCCACCAAGAACTTGTCATTCCCTATCAAATCAACAATGATTGCAGTGTACCAAGAACCTCGAAAACCTTCCTCATCACTTCTGACCTCTACCATTGCTCCCAAGTTGAACTTTGCCTTCGATTTGTTTCCAGCATCATTCATACTCACTTGTACATCCCTATATGCCATTGCCAGCTCACAAGACTTTCCCTGCATTTCAAAACTCAAGATAATGACACATTTTAACCAACAAATGGAAGACAAGAAGCTTTTAAGAATTATTTGCCTTGGCAATGCAGAAATAACAAACAATAATTTCCAGAAGAAGTAAAGTTGAATCTAGTTTATAAATATCCATTGAACAAAGTCCACGACCATGGGAATAATACACAAGTCAAGCATGGCTCAGTAGCTTGTTTTATTATTCTCTCCCAAGCACACTGTCTAAATACTTTCGATGTCTAATGGACTGGATGCCCAgacaaagccaaaaaaatttgtaaggtactttttgataattcgaaataacattactcaataaCACAAAAGAACATCATTCCTCCCAGCTTCCAGAACCAGAGCAGGGATGGAGAAACTATTACAACAAGAAGATGAAGGCAGTCTTAAGGCAAACTTACACAAAGTATGGGTTACACCATTTGCTTCCCTTTTCAcccaacaaaaattacaaaaaacgAAAGATTTAGCTACATTAATTTGTTGGCATAATTTTTCTAGACATTGCAACTTGCATCaaagtgatttattttttaaaaaaacaccaaaaattgatgATTTCCCTTCTAAAGCAACCAGCATATAAGATAAACATATCCAATTGATCAAAACATTGCAACATTGCTTAATGATCTTGATatgtatataataaattttttaatcactaTTCAGAAGAAAAGGTACCCTAAGTTTGGATGGAAGGAGCATAGAGggaaggaggagagagaaagatggcCGGAATATactaaaaattaacaaattatggCCACCTTCCACTCTCCTTTCTCTCCATCTCCCTTCATCCCATACATATGAACATCATGTAATAGAAGCTTCTAACCTTGGAAGCAATGAGCCATGTTCCATTAATCCAATGCTGATGAGGCCTCAACTTAGAATGTTCAAATCTTAATTCCTCATTGGTAGAGCTGAAATAGACAATATACTCTGAGAAATTTATAACTTTGGAAATCACACCCTCCCACCACCCATCATTGTACCAAGCATCGACTTCTTGGAGCTTTTTAAAATGCACAATTCCAGAAACTTTAGGGGGGAAAGGCCTAATATGCCGTGCATGTGCTTCTTCTCTGAAAGGCTGGATTCCATCATCCATTGTCAGGTTATGGTATTCCACCAGAAACCTGTCAGATCCTGTAGACCCAATGACAGTAGCAGTGAACCAAGAACCCTTATAACCTTCCTCATCACTACTGACCTCCACTAATGTTCCCTTTCTGAACTTTTCTGTTGATTTTTTGCTGCTGTATGTTATCTTTATTCTTAAATCTCTAGACTCCATCTCCATTTCAGATGGCTTTTCCTGCACTTCAAGCTTTCAAAATCTTATCACGCTTTAAGAAACAGATCTAGTTATTGAAGAAACAGTTATCCAGATGCATTTAAAAGAAACGATAAGAAGGCCAGGCAAAAGGACACACTGTTtacatggaaaaaataaaataaaaagaatgacaGTATCAGGCATAGGTATTGcactaattatttttatgcCAAATGCCAATGGAATCACACTTTTAATGATGAAGTTCCACTAGCAAATTGTGGAAATGTACAGTCAACTGCTTGAACAAGAAAATCCTAATTCAATGTGAAACTTTTGCAGCATGAATGTACAAGTATTTCATTTAACTTACCTCTATGtttataaaaagtaaagaagataATAAAACTATATGCGCAGTGAAAGAAGATAATAAAACTATATGTGCAGTGAAAGAAGATGTCCGGAAATCAGGCCATTCATCAAAGATGTGACAACTGGAAACATATAAGATAATCATAACAATCATATCCATTTGGGCTAAACATTGCTAAATGATCTTGATatgtatttaattaaatttgtaatCAACAGAGTTTTTTCAGAAgaaaaagtatttaaaaatacaaaacatcaGACTTCCATGCATAATGTAAAAGAAGCTTCTAACCTTGGAAGCAATGACCCATTTTCCATTAATCCAATGTTGATGTGGCCTCAACTTAGAATGTCCAAATCTTAATTCCTCATTGGAATAGCTGAAATAGACGATATACTCTGAGAAATTTAGAACTTTGGAAATCACACCTTCCCACCACCCTTCGTTGTACCATGCATCGACTTCTTGGAGCTCCTTAAAAGACACAACTCCAGGAACTTCAGGGGGAAAAGGCCTAATATACTGTGCATGTACTTCTTCTCTCAAAGGCTGGGTTCCATCATCCATGGTCAGGTTATGGTATTCCAACAGAAACTTGTCACTTCCTGTAGACTGAATAACAGTAGCAGTGAACCAAGAACCCTTGTAACCTTCCTCATCGCTGCTGACCTCCACCATGGTTCCCTTTCTAAacttttcctttgattttctCCTGCTGTATGTTATCATTATTCTACAATTTCTAGACTCCACCTCCGTTTCAGATGGCTTTTCCTGCACTTCAAGCTTTCATAATCTTGTCACACACTCACACTTTAAGAAAGACAGAAAGTTATTAAAGAGACAATTATCTAGAAGCatttaaaagaaatgataagAAGGCCAGACAATAGAACACACtgattaccaaaaaataaaaatagaaaggaCAGCATCAGGAATAGGTATGCTATTAATCATGCCAAAGGAATGACACTTAATGATGAAGATCCACTAGCAAATGGTGCACATAAGCAGTCAACTGCTTGGAAAAGAATATCCTAATTCGACATGAAACATATGCAGCATGAAAGTATTCATTCAACTTACCTTTATGTTTACAAAAAATAcagaatattataaaaattatatatgcaGTGAAAGAAGATGTCCAGAAATTAGGCCATTACTCAAAGATGTGAGAACATCTAACAGAATAGCTTAGTCTTGGTGAAAGAAAACACCTCAAATTAATGTGTCGCATTTTTGTTTCCCACATTCTCCCTGTTTTATCTACCAGGAGCAAAGGCACACTACTCCTCCTTATGACAACAAAGTCCAGTCTTCAATAAAGACACATTTAATGACCACCTTAGTCAGTATAGGCCTTATTCACCTCAAAAATCAATGACCTCTCCGTTAAGGCCCGAATTTGTAAATTTGATGTGTACACAGTAAACTGCACAGTGCTGCCTTGTAATTAACCTGATTATAATAGAAATTAGAGAAGAATCTATCATCAAAAGTTGGATCTGATTCTATAcaaataatcaaattttaattgggTCCGCTTCAGATACTGACCCGATTAGCCCGAAACACTGATAACCCCGAAATTCCTAACCCCAAAAAAGCACCATCACCCATCTCTTTCCCTCAAAGACAAAACAAAGGACCTGAAACCTTTTCCACCAATATAAACCCATCACACCCTTCCCCCACTCCCctttgcaaaaataaataaataaaaatagagaacaagaagaaagcaaaattattcttatattcATTTAACCAAGTGGGCCGTTTTCGTCTCTCTCTAAAACATGGTACAAAACGTTTCAAAATTCAAACcgtacatacatatatataatcacTGAACAAAgtaatgacaaaaaaaataaataaataacaaacataaacattctctcatcatatatatttattccACCACCCAATCATTTCTCAACAGTATTATACTCACGTGCAGAAACAACCTTATACATGGCAAAAGTTACCAACTTTCACAAATGCTCCAAAgaatcaaaacccagaaacacaaaattaagtaccaaaaccaaaaacccattaacatatattaaaaaacacaaacattctCTCATAATTGCACCACCCGATCATTGCTCAACAGTGTCACACTGACATACACACTAACACACAGAGAGAGACCTCAACATAGCAAAAGTTAAAACTATCACTAATGCATAAaacaatcaaaacccaaaaacacaaaattaagcaccaaaaccaaaaacccatttatatatatacgtAGTTCTAGAAGAGGTGCGTCCCATGAGCCACGAACCCAGTTCCTATGAAGCCGCAAATTCCACTGCTCAATCTCGAGCTCTTGTTCTTCCTCGTCGAAAAGCACCAAGTACTTGGAGTTTTCATAAATGTCCATAACCGTGCCTTTAACCCACGAACATCCTCGAAAGGCGTCGACGGAGTCACCGACTTTGAGGCCCTGGTGGGGGTCGTTGGGCGGAATGGGCCTGACCCGGGCCCAATGGACGTACTCGGTGAGGAGTTGCGGGCCGTAAGGCCCACTGTGCAATGACTTAAGGGTTTGGTACTGAATCAAGAGGTGGTGGTCTTTGGTGGGATGTGAGCGGAGCACGATGGCGGGGTAGTAGGGTCCATTGGTGGCGACGCTGGTGGTGGTGGCGTAGGAATGGTGGTGTGGCTTTGTCACTTCCACTTGGTCACCTTTCCTGAATGGGGTCTCTGAGTCTGACATTGTGAGTGagctttgagagagagagagagagagagtcacagAGATCacagggaagagagagagagagtctctgACATTGTGGCGGGAGACAAGTACATTTTAGTAACAAACGGACGGTATGTATTCCATGGAGGCACATGTACCTTTCATTCTATTCTATTGAATCTATTCTATTCTTTCAAggttttcaaaccaaaaaaaaattaaaattttaaaattttcccgttataaatttaatttatatatttgatggTATAAAGGCTATAATAAGCGTATTATTTTAGTACATTTTCAcaagatattatatatatggtaTGTATTCCATGTAATTAAACATCTACACTCCTTCAAggttttcaaaccaaaaaaaattcaaatttcaaattttagtataacaaatttaatttatatatttgatggTATAAGCATAttatgttcataaaaaaaagtaattatattttttataaatttattatttttttccacttttatttatatttttaacaaatattataaagatATGGAGTCCAAGCCCAATTCTATTTGGTGTCCAAGcaacgttttttatttttattttgagactACTATTAGTCTTGTAACAatggttaaatatatatatatatatatatatcttatattGGATTTATTGTAAGTttgtaatatataattcaaaatagtgaagataattattaataacttTCTTTTGTGAATGTTAGTCGTTAGGCTAAACCAcgtaatacaattttttttttttttctacttctacttctctctttattttagATCTCTAACAAAAATAACAAGTGAATGAAGAATATGATATTATTCAACAAATGTCCTTTGGAGATTAGGGATTTCAGTCTTCAATTATAAAATCAGTCAACACCTTTAGAAGCCTATTGATTTTATGAGGAAATTCTTTGCAATTTTATTCCTTGATTTTCtcaatcatataaaaataaaaataaaagactttTACAAATTGCAATAATGTCCATCAATACATTGCTTGAAtgtgtttgaatgttcttcacatgttcatTTGATGTTCTTTACATGTTCATACATATAACCCTACTAGATCTTAGGATGCTAAGAAATTTAAGTCAAACATGTGTTGTTACTTGATTCTTATCACTTGGCATGCATAATTGTTGGGAATATtatacaaagtaataatggaagaaCAAGGTTAACACAGAagacaaacagaaaataaataactttgaGACACAATATTGTTtctttagacaatatttgccccccACACTATTGTTACTAAAGGGTTATTGCAAATTTGTTCCTAAGATACAACCAAGATGTTGGGTTCTACAAATAACAATTCTGGAGAATGATCACatgatttcttgtgtttctttctaacttactattttgttACTAAAGGGTtattttcaagtgaacataagtctctatttatacccatagaGTTATGTTTCATCAAAAGGCACGTATGGagagttaaaatgtttcataaaaccgtTCACAAGGTTTCAAATTCTCTGAACAGTCACtagaaaattttgcagaaaaatcaTGTTTCATGATTTTAGATCGGTTGAAAGTTACTTTCGATCAATCAAGTGCTcttttcgatcggtcgaacaGGAATCCAGCAGCGATCGAGACATCCAGAGACTCCaagattttttctttaccatttcAATCAATCAAGCCAAAGTTTCGACCAATCGAAAATGCTATATTtcgaattttcacttagaaaattccaaaacttgaattttcactttatgaaacaatattctccaaacccaaacatcattattataacttatccatgtatatacctatatatacaacaatccCCCACTAAGTTGTAATAATATATGTCTCACTTGATTAATATTCTATTATGCATAATGGAATGTGTCTTTCAACTTAAACCTCCCCATAGTGTAATTGCTCAAGAAAACAACAGAGTTAATGGTGGCTTGATGCTTAAACCAAAAATCTTATTTGTTGAAATCGAAAACAACACACACATGAGAACATCCACAACACATTTAGAAATCCACAGTTATTAGC contains:
- the LOC115950560 gene encoding protein AGENET DOMAIN (AGD)-CONTAINING P1-like isoform X2 → MSDSETPFRKGDQVEVTKPHHHSYATTTSVATNGPYYPAIVLRSHPTKDHHLLIQYQTLKSLHSGPYGPQLLTEYVHWARVRPIPPNDPHQGLKVGDSVDAFRGCSWVKGTVMDIYENSKYLVLFDEEEQELEIEQWNLRLHRNWVRGSWDAPLLEQLEVQEKPSETEVESRNCRIMITYSRRKSKEKFRKGTMVEVSSDEEGYKGSWFTATVIQSTGSDKFLLEYHNLTMDDGTQPLREEVHAQYIRPFPPEVPGVVSFKELQEVDAWYNEGWWEGVISKVLNFSEYIVYFSYSNEELRFGHSKLRPHQHWINGKWVIASKLEVQEKPSEMEMESRDLRIKITYSSKKSTEKFRKGTLVEVSSDEEGYKGSWFTATVIGSTGSDRFLVEYHNLTMDDGIQPFREEAHARHIRPFPPKVSGIVHFKKLQEVDAWYNDGWWEGVISKVINFSEYIVYFSSTNEELRFEHSKLRPHQHWINGTWLIASKGKSCELAMAYRDVQVSMNDAGNKSKAKFNLGAMVEVRSDEEGFRGSWYTAIIVDLIGNDKFLVEYQTLRTEDETELLREEADVSDIRPCPPDIEHLYRFAVQEKVDVWYNEGWWVGYISNVLDDLRYRVYFETTNEVLEFEHSDLRPHQEWVDGNWVAASRVGHQ
- the LOC115950560 gene encoding protein AGENET DOMAIN (AGD)-CONTAINING P1-like isoform X4, with translation MSDSETPFRKGDQVEVTKPHHHSYATTTSVATNGPYYPAIVLRSHPTKDHHLLIQYQTLKSLHSGPYGPQLLTEYVHWARVRPIPPNDPHQGLKVGDSVDAFRGCSWVKGTVMDIYENSKYLVLFDEEEQELEIEQWNLRLHRNWVRGSWDAPLLEQEKPSETEVESRNCRIMITYSRRKSKEKFRKGTMVEVSSDEEGYKGSWFTATVIQSTGSDKFLLEYHNLTMDDGTQPLREEVHAQYIRPFPPEVPGVVSFKELQEVDAWYNEGWWEGVISKVLNFSEYIVYFSYSNEELRFGHSKLRPHQHWINGKWVIASKLEVQEKPSEMEMESRDLRIKITYSSKKSTEKFRKGTLVEVSSDEEGYKGSWFTATVIGSTGSDRFLVEYHNLTMDDGIQPFREEAHARHIRPFPPKVSGIVHFKKLQEVDAWYNDGWWEGVISKVINFSEYIVYFSSTNEELRFEHSKLRPHQHWINGTWLIASKGKSCELAMAYRDVQVSMNDAGNKSKAKFNLGAMVEVRSDEEGFRGSWYTAIIVDLIGNDKFLVEYQTLRTEDETELLREEADVSDIRPCPPDIEHLYRFAVQEKVDVWYNEGWWVGYISNVLDDLRYRVYFETTNEVLEFEHSDLRPHQEWVDGNWVAASRDWKF
- the LOC115950560 gene encoding protein AGENET DOMAIN (AGD)-CONTAINING P1-like isoform X1; its protein translation is MSDSETPFRKGDQVEVTKPHHHSYATTTSVATNGPYYPAIVLRSHPTKDHHLLIQYQTLKSLHSGPYGPQLLTEYVHWARVRPIPPNDPHQGLKVGDSVDAFRGCSWVKGTVMDIYENSKYLVLFDEEEQELEIEQWNLRLHRNWVRGSWDAPLLEQLEVQEKPSETEVESRNCRIMITYSRRKSKEKFRKGTMVEVSSDEEGYKGSWFTATVIQSTGSDKFLLEYHNLTMDDGTQPLREEVHAQYIRPFPPEVPGVVSFKELQEVDAWYNEGWWEGVISKVLNFSEYIVYFSYSNEELRFGHSKLRPHQHWINGKWVIASKLEVQEKPSEMEMESRDLRIKITYSSKKSTEKFRKGTLVEVSSDEEGYKGSWFTATVIGSTGSDRFLVEYHNLTMDDGIQPFREEAHARHIRPFPPKVSGIVHFKKLQEVDAWYNDGWWEGVISKVINFSEYIVYFSSTNEELRFEHSKLRPHQHWINGTWLIASKGKSCELAMAYRDVQVSMNDAGNKSKAKFNLGAMVEVRSDEEGFRGSWYTAIIVDLIGNDKFLVEYQTLRTEDETELLREEADVSDIRPCPPDIEHLYRFAVQEKVDVWYNEGWWVGYISNVLDDLRYRVYFETTNEVLEFEHSDLRPHQEWVDGNWVAASRDWKF
- the LOC115950560 gene encoding protein AGENET DOMAIN (AGD)-CONTAINING P1-like isoform X3, producing MSDSETPFRKGDQVEVTKPHHHSYATTTSVATNGPYYPAIVLRSHPTKDHHLLIQYQTLKSLHSGPYGPQLLTEYVHWARVRPIPPNDPHQGLKVGDSVDAFRGCSWVKGTVMDIYENSKYLVLFDEEEQELEIEQWNLRLHRNWVRGSWDAPLLEQLEVQEKPSETEVESRNCRIMITYSRRKSKEKFRKGTMVEVSSDEEGYKGSWFTATVIQSTGSDKFLLEYHNLTMDDGTQPLREEVHAQYIRPFPPEVPGVVSFKELQEVDAWYNEGWWEGVISKVLNFSEYIVYFSYSNEELRFGHSKLRPHQHWINGKWVIASKEKPSEMEMESRDLRIKITYSSKKSTEKFRKGTLVEVSSDEEGYKGSWFTATVIGSTGSDRFLVEYHNLTMDDGIQPFREEAHARHIRPFPPKVSGIVHFKKLQEVDAWYNDGWWEGVISKVINFSEYIVYFSSTNEELRFEHSKLRPHQHWINGTWLIASKGKSCELAMAYRDVQVSMNDAGNKSKAKFNLGAMVEVRSDEEGFRGSWYTAIIVDLIGNDKFLVEYQTLRTEDETELLREEADVSDIRPCPPDIEHLYRFAVQEKVDVWYNEGWWVGYISNVLDDLRYRVYFETTNEVLEFEHSDLRPHQEWVDGNWVAASRDWKF